A window of Ranitomeya variabilis isolate aRanVar5 chromosome 2, aRanVar5.hap1, whole genome shotgun sequence contains these coding sequences:
- the LOC143803956 gene encoding putative CENPB DNA-binding domain-containing protein 1, with the protein MAPKRKVDSSDTSSESKKRKAITMEVKVDILRRSDKGETPTEIGRSLGLSRSTVATIIKDKDRILEHVKGSAPMKATVITKQRSGLIIEMERLLVLWLEDQNQRRIPVSLMVIQEKARRLFEALKTDKGEGSESEEFVIMQFSE; encoded by the coding sequence ATGGCTCCCAAACGCAAGGTAGACTCATCTGACACCAGCAGTGAATCAAAGAAAAGGAAGGCCATCACCATGGAGGTGAAAGTGGATATCCTAAGGCGATCTGATAAGGGGGAAACACCAACAGAAATTGGCAGGTCATTAGGACTTAGTCGTTCGACTGTTGCTACAATTATCAAGGATAAAGATCGTATCCTTGAACATGTGAAAGGATCTGCTCCTATGAAAGCGACAGTGATAACAAAGCAGCGGAGTGGGCTTATTATTGAGATGGAAAGATTATTGGTGCTTTGGTTGGAAGACCAAAATCAACGCCGTATCCCTGTGAGCCTTATGGTTATTCAGGAGAAGGCTAGGCGACTGTTTGAGGCGTTGAAAACAGATAAGGGGGAAGGAAGTGAAAGTGAAGAATTTGTG